The DNA window TTGGCTTTATGAACATTCTCGAAGGTTGTCGCCACAACAACGTCAAGCATCTGGTTTATGCATCCAGTAGCTCGGTATACGGTGCAAATGAGTCAATGCCTTTTTCAGTGCATGACAACGTTGACCACCCTTTGAGCCTTTACGCGGCCTCGAAGAAAGCCAACGAGCTGATGGCGCACACCTACAGCAATCTCTATAACTTACCGACCACTGGGCTTCGCTTTTTCACCGTTTACGGGCCCTGGGGTCGGCCTGATATGGCGCTCTTCATTTTTACCCGCAAAATTCTGGCTGGCGAACCGATTGATGTGTTCAATCACGGAAACCACAGACGGGACTTCACCTATATCGACGACATTGTCGAAGGTGTGTTGAGAACGCTTGACAGCGTAGCTACGCCCAATCCCGAATGGTCCGGCGCGCAGCCCGACCCCGGTACCAGTGCGTCGCCTTATCGCATCTACAACATTGGCAGCAATAACCCTGTTGAACTGTCGCGTTTCATCGAAGTACTTGAGGATCGCCTGGGTAAAAAGGCCGAGCGTAATCTTCTGCCCCTGCAACCCGGCGACGTACCTGCAACCTACGCTGATGTGCAAGCGCTTATCGATGACGTTGGGTACCAGCCGAATACGCCGGTGGAGGAGGGGATCGGTCGTTTCGTGGAGTGGTATCGCGACTATCATAAGGTTTAATTGCTCGACCACATACTGCTGAAATGATCCTGGGATCGCTAAACCAGGGCTTCTGTTGAAGCCCTGGTGGTCAGTTGCAGCGAATGGGAATGAACGAGAAGATATTTGCAGTAACCGGTTGACCGCCTGCAGCTCTGCCGTTATAGTATCGCCCGCAATGACGTACCGCTTCAAATCGAAATACACCCGTAGCTCAGTTGGTTAGAGCGCCGCCTTGACATGGCGGAGGTCGGTAGTTCAAATCTACTCGGGTGTACCAACTCTCCTTATGTTTTCCGTTCCTTGACTCGACGCAGTTGCAGCCTCGTACTCCCGAGATAGCCACGCACAGACGCGCTCGCCTCAAATACATTGACTATGACCTTGGCCTGCGAGCGGAGTGGGCGCTCTTTGCGGCTGCTCAGTTATATGTCGCATAATGGGTTGATCGACTCCAGATTCAGGCCGCTGGCCTCACAGCCCTAGTATGGACATCCCCAAATGCGCTACCTGTCCTCTTTCAACCGTCGCCTTCGCCACCTCAGAGACGTTCAAAGCCTCAGCGAGAATGACGTTGCGCATATGTGCCAGGTTGACGAAAACCTGATTCGCTGCTGGGAGACGACCGATGCGGCCCAGCGCTGCTACCCGACTATTGACCAGTTGCTGACGCTCTGTTTTCGAACTCGAACACCACTTGAGCGATTGCTCGACGGCGACGCGCTGGCGGCGGAAGGACAGCTGGAGCTGCCGGGGCTTTGCGAGGATACAGGAGATCTAACGTCCAGTGTTGATGAGCTACAGCGGGAAGTGACCGCGCGGATGCCCTCCAGCGAAGAGATGCTTTTGCTCAAGCGATTCCGCGCGACTGATCCTGAGAACCGTCGCTTGATCATTGAGCTTTTGGCCTGAAACTGAGCATCCGCTAGGCCGTGTTGGCGGGAGAAGGCATATTCAGGCCGGCAAACTGATGGTTCTGATTCAACGCCAGCGTGACATCCGCTTTCTGGGGAATCTGCTCAAGCATAACTTCAGTGATTCGCTGATAGTGACTTATGAACCGCTCTAGCTTGTCGGGACTGTCGAGCCCGCCGGCATAGGCGGCGCCCTGCTTTGAGATGAGCTTATGTTCCTGCCGGGAGCGCCAGTCATAGACAGCGCGCCAGCCCGGAGGCTGCAGGTAAATCAACGGCGAAAGCTTGGCGAACAGCGGCTCATACACCTGACCAAGTTGATCGTTGACGTAGTTGCGCCAGCGCATGTCCGGGTCTTCTTTCTGCTCAAGGTCATTAACCGGCGGAGCCAGCGAGGACGCGGGTTGTGCTGGTGCACCGAGGCACCAGCCCTCCAGAATGATAATATCGGGCTCTGATTCGACCGTTGGCCATTCAGCAGTTGGTAGAGGATTGTCGCGGCCTTTGTCGAAGAGGGGTATCGCAACAGGCTTCCTGCCGGGCCTCGCCAGTGCATCCAGCGTTCGCTCCAGTAAGCCGATATCGTGGGTTCCTGGCACGCCGCGGGTTGCGAGAAGAGGGTGCACACGGGCTGCAAGCTTTTTGCGGTCTTCCTGGCTCAGGTAGAAGTCGTCGAGGGACAGTACGCACGAGCGTGATGCGAAGCTATTGCCGAGAATAAGCTGGAGAGCGAGGGCAAGCGTGCTCTTACCAGATCCCTGACAACCGCTCAGGCCGACCAGCAAAGGTCTTCCACAGCGCCGCTGGGCCTGAAGCAGCCACGCAGCCAGCGGAATGATAAGACCCGGGAAAAGGGGTCGATAGGCTTGGGGGAGACCCTGCTGAGCTATAAACCGGCCAATGCCGAGCACCGCATGTTGCTGGGCCACCTTGATCTCTGTTGATGAGAGCGGCGAATTATCCGGCCATCGCGCCGGGTCCAGCAACAGTGACTGTGTTGCGGGCCTGCCAGGCAGATTGTTATCAATGTTCATTTCGGACTGCCTTGGGGTTCGGTAGGTCCGGCAGCGGCAACGCTACCGGAGGCACGCGCCCGGCCCGGTTATGACCTGAGTGTCTCGAGCCTAATCCGCTTTATAGATGTTCTCGTAGACGTAGTTGGTCGCTTCCACGAAGCCGTCGATACTGCCGCAATCGAACCGGCGTCCCTTGAATTGGTAAGCCAGGACACAACCGTTCTTTGCCTGTTCGAGCAATGCGTCGGTGATCTGAACCTCGCCGTTTTTGCCAGGTTCGGTCCGTGCCAGAATATCGAATATATCAGGTGTGAGCAGATAGCGGCCAATAATAGCCAGATTACTGGGCGCATCTTCGGGAGCGGGCTTCTCGACCATATCAGTGATCCGGTAGAGGCCGTCTTTCATGGTTTCGCCGGCTATGACCCCGTATTTATGGGTTTCGTCAGCGGGCACTTCTTCGATCGCAACAATGCTGCAACGGAACTGCTTGTAGAGCGCTACCATCTGTGCCAAAACGCCGGGCTCGCCGGGCTCGGGAAGACACAGGTCGTCGGCCAGGATAACCGCGAAGGCACTATCGCCGACCAGGTTGCGACCGGTAAGTATCGCATGGCCCAGCCCTTTCATCTGATTCTGACGGGTGAAGGCGAATGTATT is part of the Hydrocarboniclastica marina genome and encodes:
- a CDS encoding helix-turn-helix transcriptional regulator is translated as MRYLSSFNRRLRHLRDVQSLSENDVAHMCQVDENLIRCWETTDAAQRCYPTIDQLLTLCFRTRTPLERLLDGDALAAEGQLELPGLCEDTGDLTSSVDELQREVTARMPSSEEMLLLKRFRATDPENRRLIIELLA
- a CDS encoding NAD-dependent epimerase, with protein sequence MRILVTGTAGFIGSHVALRLLERGDDVIGVDNVNDYYDVNLKEARLARIKERYPQFVEKRVDVSDRDAMARLFSEYQPERVVHLAAQAGVRYSIENPNAYVDANLVGFMNILEGCRHNNVKHLVYASSSSVYGANESMPFSVHDNVDHPLSLYAASKKANELMAHTYSNLYNLPTTGLRFFTVYGPWGRPDMALFIFTRKILAGEPIDVFNHGNHRRDFTYIDDIVEGVLRTLDSVATPNPEWSGAQPDPGTSASPYRIYNIGSNNPVELSRFIEVLEDRLGKKAERNLLPLQPGDVPATYADVQALIDDVGYQPNTPVEEGIGRFVEWYRDYHKV
- the galU gene encoding UTP--glucose-1-phosphate uridylyltransferase GalU yields the protein MITKCLFPVAGYGTRFLPATKAMPKEILPVVNKPLVQYGVEEAVEAGIHQFGFVTGRGKRAIEDHFDISYELEHQIQGTGKEDRLASISDLINNNTFAFTRQNQMKGLGHAILTGRNLVGDSAFAVILADDLCLPEPGEPGVLAQMVALYKQFRCSIVAIEEVPADETHKYGVIAGETMKDGLYRITDMVEKPAPEDAPSNLAIIGRYLLTPDIFDILARTEPGKNGEVQITDALLEQAKNGCVLAYQFKGRRFDCGSIDGFVEATNYVYENIYKAD